CTCTTCGACGGCACCGTTGGGCCAGACGAGGTGCCGGCGGCCACGGTCAACGAGATCGAGGCCAACGGCCACGCTTTCAAGGATCTGGACGCCGGCTAGGGAGGTCAGCCCTTCGCGGCCAAATCTATCGGTCTTTCGCCCAAACACAATCTGACCGGAGCTGAGCGATGCTTGAGATCGAATGTTTCATCAATCCGAAGAAGCCAGGCCTGCTGCTCTACATCCGTTATGGAACGGGGCTTTCCGCCATTCCCGACGCGGCCGACTGGGTGTTCAGCAGTACGGTCGCGGACACGGAGGTCCCGCAGGCTCTTCAGGACGAGATCAGCCGGACCGGCCACGCCTATCAGCAGCTGCCGCCCCCGGAGTGAGTAGCTGGCGGCCAACCACAAACAACGGGATGCACACCAGGGCCGGAGACGCATTATGACCGCCCCGAATGACACAGGCACCAACCGCAAAGCGCGCGAAAGCGCGCGTGGCGCCCGGGCGCCAAACCCAGCCGTCCGTTCCGACGCGCCGCCGGTCAGTCCGATCCCGGCGAATGCACAGCGACCCGACCGTTGAGCGCGCGCGCAAGATCGACTGCTTTCTCTCCCGGCCGCTTTTCGTCGCGGAGGTCTTCAGCGGAACTCCCAGTCGGTTCGTCGACCTCGATGACACAATTTCGGGCTTTCGGCGGCTGCGCAGCGGCGAGTTCGACGGGCTTCCTGAATCCGCCTTTTATATGGTCGGAAGGATCGCTGAAGCGCTTGAGAAAGCGAAGAGCCTGGCGGAAGAATGACGGGCATCGCAGCGGCCTTGATCCGATCTGCCACCCAAAAGGGAGTGAATTTGTGGACGCCATTGGAAACATCGAAAGTCAACCAGTCGCAGCGAAGCTCTCGCGCTCGGCGATATTCCTTGTCGCGACAATCAACGAGGGCAGTGAGTACGCAGATGCGGTGCGGTCATTCTGCGCGGATCTGTCGGCTTTCGTTCGCGCTGTGGGCTTTCGCGACCTCGATGGCGGCCTCTCCTGCGTCATGGGATTTGGTTCAGAGGCGTGGGATCGCCTTTTCGGCGCTCCGCGACCGAAGGAGTTGCACCCGTTTCAGGAAATCCACGGGGTTCATCACGCGGTCTCGACGCCCGGAGACCTTCTCTTCCATATCCGCGCCACCCAGATGGACCAGTGCTTCGAGCTCGCGCTCCAGATGATGGATCGGCTCCGCGGTGCGATCACCGTCGTCGATGAGACCCATGGCTTCAAATATTTCGACGAGAGAGATCTTCTGGGCTTCGTCGACGGGACCGAGAATCCAACTGGCCGGGCGGTCGCCGAAGCGGCCATTATCGGCTCGGAAGACCCCCATTTTGCGGGCGGAAGCTACGTGATCGTCCAGAAATATCTCCACGATCTCCCCAAGTGGAATGCCGTTCCCGTCGAACAGCAGGAAGGCATCATCGGTCGCAAGAAGCTGTCGGACATCGAGATCGAAGACAGCAAGAAACAGCCGTTCGCGCACAACGTGTTGAATGTCATCGAGGATGAGGAGGGCAACCAACTCGACATCCTGCGCGACAACATGCCCTTCGGCGATATTGGCAAGGGCGAGTTCGGTACTTACTTCATCGGCTACGCCCGGTCCCCCAGCCGTACGGAGCGCATGCTGCAGAACATGTTCGCCGGCAACCCGCCCGGCAACTACGATCGGATCCTCGATTTCAGCCGTGCGGTGACCGGCACGTTGTTCTTCGTGCCGACGGCCAGCTTTCTGGACGATGTGACGCCGGCTGCCCCGGCGGCGGCACCAAGTTCCGCTGATACGACAACACCCGCTGCCGGGGCTCCGGCAACGAATGCGGGCGCGTCCCTTGGCATCGGATCTTTAAAGGATGAGGACTGACATGAACAATCTCCACCGCGAACTGGCTCCCATCTCGGCCGCCGCCTGGGCGCAGATCGAAGAGGAAGCGTCCCGCACGCTCAAGCGCTATCTCGCCGCCCGCAAGCTGGTCGATCTGCTCGGACCCAAGGGCTTCGACCTGTCGGCCGTCGGCACGGGACACGCAAGCGACGTCCTGCCGCTCTGCGATGGCCTCAAGGTCGCGAAGCGCGAGGCCAAGCCCGTCATCGAACTGCGCGTGCCCTTCAAGCTAACGCGCAAGGCGATCGACGATGTCGAGCGCGGTTCCAACGACTCTGACTGGCAGCCGCTCAAGGACGCGGCCAAGACGATCGCCTATGCCGAGGACCATGTCGTGGTCGAGGGTTATGAGGCTGTCGGCATCCAGGGCATCCGCCAGATCACGAGCAATGAGAAACTGACGCTGCCTACCGACATCCGCGCCTATCCCGAGGTCATCGAACGAGCCGTCAACGAACTACGCCTCGCCGGCGTCAACGGTCCCTATGCTCTGCTGCTCGGCGCCGACCCCTATACAGCCATCACGGGAGGCAGCGACGACGGCTACCCGGTGCTGAAACACATCCAGAAGCTCGTCGACAAAGAGATCATCTGGAGCCCGGCGGTCAAGGGCGGTGTGGTGGTCACGACGCGCGGCGGCGATTTCGAGCTCACGATCGGCCAGGATCTGTCGATCGGCTATCTCAACCACGACGGCGAGGCGGTCGAGCTCTATCTGCAGGAAACGCTCTCCTATCAGACGCAAACTTCCGAGGCATCGGTGGTCCTCGATCCTCCGGCGGCGACACCGGCGGCCGGTTGAAGCTTGACCGGAGGAAGCTTGAACAAATGAGCGGGGAATGACCCACAGTATGATGTCTGAACAAGGTATAACGCCAGTGCCAAGGCTACAGACCGTCAATCTCGCAGTTCGCCGCCTCGGCTTTGCCGAACTGGGCGACTGCGCGATGCTGCGCAGCGTTCCACTTGAAACGCCCATTTCGATCGAGGTTTGCGGGATCGGCTACGCGGTCATGATGGCGACCCCGGCCGATCTTCGCGACTATGCTCTCGGCTTTGCTTTGAGCGAGGGAATCATCGAGCGGGCAGACCAGGTGCTTTCGATCGACATTCACAAGGTGGACGGCGGCATGGTCGCGCGCATCACCCTGCCCATTGAACGCGCCGACCGTGCCTTCGAACGCGCCAGGCTCCGCGTGACCGAAAGCAGCTGCGGCATCTGCGGCATGGAAAATATCGAACAGGTGTTGCGACCGCTGCCCAAGGTCGAGGCCCATATTTCCACCGATCGGAACGCGATCGCACGCGCCCTCGGCGCGCTTCGCGACCATCAGCCTCTTGGACGCGCAACCGGCGCGGTCCATGCCGCAGCGTTCTGCGCGCCCGATGGAGCGATCCTGCGCGTTCGCGAGGATGTCGGGCGGCACAATGCGCTCGACAAGCTCATCGGGGCCCTCGCCACCGAAGGGATCGATCCGGGCACGGGCTTCTTTCTGCTCACGGCCCGGTGCAGCTATGAACTCGTGGAAAAGACCGTCCGTGCCGGCTGTCCGATGCTGGTCACCATTTCAGCGCCGACGAGCCTTGCCGTCGAGCGAGCGGTCAAGGCCGGCCTGACGCTTGTCACATTGGCTCGGACCGATTCTGCTCTCATCGTCAACGACGATCACGGCAATATCGAATGAGGACGCTTGGCGTCGTCCTGGCCGGCGGCAAATCGAGCCGCTTCGGATCCGACAAGGCCCATGCGACCCTCGACGGGCGCGAACTGCTCGACCACGCCTTGCGGACCTTATCGCCCTATTGCGATCGCATCGCCGTCGTCGGCCGCCCGAACGACCTGATGCTGTCGGTGCCGGACTGGCCGTGTCCGGGCCTTGGGCCTCTGGGTGGGCTCGCCGGGGGACTGGCCTATGCGGCCGAGAGCGGGTTCGAACAGGTGCTGAGCATTCCCGTCGATTGCGTCCGCCTCCCTTCGGACATACTGGAAATACTCGATCCAGC
This genomic stretch from Sphingobium sp. BYY-5 harbors:
- a CDS encoding Dyp-type peroxidase, yielding MGNIESQPVAAKLSRSAIFLVATINEGSEYADAVRSFCADLSAFVRAVGFRDLDGGLSCVMGFGSEAWDRLFGAPRPKELHPFQEIHGVHHAVSTPGDLLFHIRATQMDQCFELALQMMDRLRGAITVVDETHGFKYFDERDLLGFVDGTENPTGRAVAEAAIIGSEDPHFAGGSYVIVQKYLHDLPKWNAVPVEQQEGIIGRKKLSDIEIEDSKKQPFAHNVLNVIEDEEGNQLDILRDNMPFGDIGKGEFGTYFIGYARSPSRTERMLQNMFAGNPPGNYDRILDFSRAVTGTLFFVPTASFLDDVTPAAPAAAPSSADTTTPAAGAPATNAGASLGIGSLKDED
- a CDS encoding family 1 encapsulin nanocompartment shell protein: MNNLHRELAPISAAAWAQIEEEASRTLKRYLAARKLVDLLGPKGFDLSAVGTGHASDVLPLCDGLKVAKREAKPVIELRVPFKLTRKAIDDVERGSNDSDWQPLKDAAKTIAYAEDHVVVEGYEAVGIQGIRQITSNEKLTLPTDIRAYPEVIERAVNELRLAGVNGPYALLLGADPYTAITGGSDDGYPVLKHIQKLVDKEIIWSPAVKGGVVVTTRGGDFELTIGQDLSIGYLNHDGEAVELYLQETLSYQTQTSEASVVLDPPAATPAAG
- the fdhD gene encoding formate dehydrogenase accessory sulfurtransferase FdhD; the encoded protein is MPRLQTVNLAVRRLGFAELGDCAMLRSVPLETPISIEVCGIGYAVMMATPADLRDYALGFALSEGIIERADQVLSIDIHKVDGGMVARITLPIERADRAFERARLRVTESSCGICGMENIEQVLRPLPKVEAHISTDRNAIARALGALRDHQPLGRATGAVHAAAFCAPDGAILRVREDVGRHNALDKLIGALATEGIDPGTGFFLLTARCSYELVEKTVRAGCPMLVTISAPTSLAVERAVKAGLTLVTLARTDSALIVNDDHGNIE
- a CDS encoding NTP transferase domain-containing protein, whose protein sequence is MRTLGVVLAGGKSSRFGSDKAHATLDGRELLDHALRTLSPYCDRIAVVGRPNDLMLSVPDWPCPGLGPLGGLAGGLAYAAESGFEQVLSIPVDCVRLPSDILEILDPAPACLEAVPVIGLWSTTSLTVLRRILDGGHDRSMRAFGRAIGARSVTAPFIPPNINTPADLAATAATFAEQPL